A single window of Bombyx mori chromosome 17, ASM3026992v2 DNA harbors:
- the LOC101736302 gene encoding uncharacterized protein LOC101736302: MWFKLIIISVFGVGCSVTTSFDLRGVVNGNRMAAVPLGISPGFGELDVEGICTKSGVACLNCTQAIMCVALPGGWLKVPLESCTSDTTCNALLGGCSKESVPECDVTNQRFHHSCEQVGVFPDAHDCRKFHLCSPPEGLPDGRPADHRAALCPRHYGYDPRTAQCSVPLEHGQCNQRPVPKCLTVGQNGRLSGSPNHYYVCLDKHGYLHPQVFVCPHGWIFREAFCYPENVINSASDDSASSEEIKSTTMRTTSTSTTTKSEGFFSTEKSTTYPADTFLADKFDFSNYESVDETKNQSGDSFLTSLENFGDYNFN, encoded by the exons ATGTGgtttaaactaataattattTCTGTTTTCGGTGTGGGTTGTTCG GTAACGACCTCCTTTGATCTACGCGGGGTTGTGAACGGCAATCGCATGGCTGCAGTCCCCCTTGGCATATCCCCAGGTTTTGGAGAGCTGGACGTCGAGGGTATCTGCACAAAATCCGGAGTCGCATGCCTGAACTGTACGCAGGCCATCATGTGCGTCGCATTGCCGGGAGGCTGGTTGAAG GTTCCTTTAGAGAGCTGTACATCGGACACCACTTGCAACGCCCTCCTGGGTGGCTGTTCCAAGGAGTCCGTACCAGAGTGTGACGTCACGAATCAAAGATTCCACCACAGCTGTGAACAG GTCGGCGTGTTCCCTGACGCTCACGACTGCAGGAAGTTCCACCTGTGCTCGCCTCCTGAAGGTTTGCCCGACGGGAGACCAGCAGACCACAGAGCTGCGTTGTGCCCGAGACATTACGGATACGACCCCAGAACCGCACAATGTTCG GTACCTTTAGAGCACGGACAATGTAACCAGAGACCAGTACCCAAATGCTTAACGGTCGGCCAAAACGGACGGCTGAGTGGCAGCCCTAACCACTACTACGTGTGCTTAGATAAGCATGGCTATCTTCACCCGCAAGTTTTCGTATGCCCTCACGGTTGGATCTTTCGCGAGGCATTCTGCTACCCTGAAAACGTCATCAACAGCGCATCAGACGACTCGGCCAGCTCTGAAGAAATCAAGAGTACAACTATGAGGACTACCAGTACCAGTACCACAACGAAATCAGAGGGATTCTTCTCGACGGAGAAGTCGACGACTTATCCGGCCGACACGTTTTTGGCCGACAAGTTTGACTTTAGTAATTACGAAAGCGTAGacgaaacaaaaaatcaaagcgGTGACAGTTTCCTAACTTCCCTCGAAAACTTCGGGgactataattttaattag